A stretch of the Sorangium aterium genome encodes the following:
- a CDS encoding sigma 54-interacting transcriptional regulator yields the protein MPSRPPSKAAEGGPETLTHTGSPADDGAGAVRRFRLELVEGPARGVVWDSSADRCSLGSDEGNDLVVADPTVSRFHCEIRIDEAGARVRDLKSRNGTAVDGVSVVEAFLRTGSLIRVGKTVARFEFGTEHNRLPLWDEARFGALSGASAAMRGVFALLARAAERDVTVLLEGETGTGKSQAARSIHERGARREKPFVVVDCGAIHGNLIESELFGHAKGAFTGAAEQRVGAFEEASGGTIFLDEIGELPLDLQPKLLRALEAREIRRVGTNTARTVDVRVIAATHRDLRSEVNAGRFRADLYFRIAVVRIPMPPLRQRPEDIPALLDDLLAALHATPEEAAALREPKVITRLKRAAWPGNVRELRNYVEQYLVFRAPPPVSELAPVNAPPPVDASVPYAEARDRVLADFERRYFEALLRAHDGKVSRAAAAAGLDRRYLYRLLHRHGLGPERDPEG from the coding sequence GTGCCCAGCAGACCTCCGAGCAAGGCGGCCGAAGGCGGCCCCGAGACGCTGACGCACACCGGCTCGCCCGCGGATGACGGCGCGGGCGCGGTGCGCCGCTTCCGTCTGGAGCTCGTCGAGGGGCCGGCCCGGGGCGTCGTGTGGGATTCCTCCGCCGATCGGTGCTCGCTCGGATCGGACGAAGGCAACGACCTCGTCGTCGCGGACCCCACCGTCTCGCGCTTCCACTGCGAGATCCGCATCGACGAGGCCGGCGCGCGCGTCCGCGACCTGAAGAGCCGCAACGGCACGGCCGTCGACGGCGTCTCCGTCGTCGAGGCGTTCCTGCGCACCGGCAGCCTCATCCGCGTCGGCAAGACCGTGGCGCGCTTCGAGTTCGGCACGGAGCACAACCGCCTCCCGCTGTGGGACGAGGCGCGGTTCGGCGCGCTCTCGGGCGCGTCGGCCGCCATGCGCGGGGTGTTCGCGCTCCTGGCCCGGGCGGCGGAGCGCGACGTCACCGTGCTGCTCGAGGGCGAGACCGGCACCGGCAAGAGCCAGGCGGCCCGCTCGATCCACGAGCGGGGCGCGCGGCGCGAGAAGCCGTTCGTTGTCGTCGACTGCGGGGCCATCCACGGCAACCTGATCGAGAGCGAGCTCTTCGGGCATGCGAAGGGCGCGTTCACGGGCGCGGCGGAGCAGCGCGTCGGCGCCTTCGAGGAGGCGTCGGGCGGGACCATCTTCCTCGACGAGATCGGCGAGCTGCCGCTCGACCTGCAGCCGAAGCTCCTGCGGGCGCTCGAGGCGCGCGAGATCCGCCGCGTCGGGACGAACACGGCGCGGACGGTCGACGTGCGCGTCATCGCGGCCACGCACCGGGACCTGCGCTCCGAGGTGAACGCGGGCCGCTTCCGGGCCGATCTCTACTTCCGGATCGCGGTCGTGCGGATCCCGATGCCGCCCCTCCGGCAGCGGCCGGAGGACATCCCGGCGCTGCTCGACGATCTCCTCGCCGCGCTCCACGCGACGCCGGAGGAGGCCGCGGCGCTGCGGGAGCCGAAGGTCATCACCCGCCTGAAGCGCGCGGCGTGGCCGGGCAACGTGCGCGAGCTCAGGAACTACGTGGAGCAGTACCTCGTGTTCCGCGCGCCGCCGCCCGTGAGCGAGCTCGCGCCGGTGAACGCCCCGCCGCCGGTCGACGCGAGCGTGCCGTACGCCGAGGCGCGCGACCGGGTCCTCGCGGACTTCGAGCGCCGCTACTTCGAGGCGCTGCTCCGCGCCCACGACGGCAAGGTCTCGCGGGCCGCGGCCGCCGCGGGGCTGGATCGGCGGTACCTGTACCGCCTGCTCCACCGGCACGGGCTGGGGCCGGAGCGCGATCCCGAGGGGTAG
- a CDS encoding GNAT family N-acetyltransferase, with amino-acid sequence MPLKTPPLAVRSPAPFADAAAVIEIAARTFGNYASFRADCAAWYVNHSHYDWDASAVGFLGDALVTHWGVWGYRMRIGRAEVRCGGIGAVATEAAHRGKGLMARTAPHSLERMRACGYHLSILFGIDDFYHRFGYVPAWPESRWRVKLADLPATLPPPRGLRRIPAAPTQALVRLHNRWNAGLTGTAVRPTFLRSWSGMRKDVEAWCWGADRERPEGHVVVQAGRNRLVCAEATGAPDAVLSALGALCRRKALPELRFDTLPYRSALAARLRTLNSRYEQRYAESGAAMVRVVDLPGCLAAMAPELAARLAASELAGYRGALTLASPEETATLRLDRGRVEVVHGRSAAGARSAVRGGWAVARLLLGSDAPLEVCDAGKLRLTGDAARLVPVLFPAQHPQLTLADRF; translated from the coding sequence ATGCCTCTGAAGACGCCGCCCCTCGCCGTCCGCTCCCCCGCTCCGTTCGCCGACGCGGCGGCGGTGATCGAGATCGCGGCGCGCACCTTTGGCAATTACGCGAGCTTCCGCGCCGATTGCGCCGCCTGGTACGTGAACCACAGCCACTACGACTGGGACGCCTCGGCCGTCGGATTCCTCGGTGATGCGCTGGTCACCCACTGGGGCGTGTGGGGTTACCGGATGCGGATCGGTCGGGCGGAGGTGCGCTGCGGCGGCATCGGCGCGGTGGCCACCGAGGCGGCCCACCGCGGGAAAGGGCTCATGGCCCGCACGGCCCCGCACAGCCTCGAGCGCATGCGCGCTTGCGGCTATCACCTCTCGATCCTGTTCGGGATCGACGACTTCTACCACCGGTTCGGCTACGTGCCGGCCTGGCCCGAGTCGCGGTGGCGCGTGAAGCTCGCCGACCTCCCGGCCACGCTGCCTCCGCCACGGGGGCTCCGCCGGATCCCCGCGGCGCCCACGCAGGCGCTGGTGCGGCTGCACAACCGGTGGAACGCCGGCCTCACAGGCACGGCGGTGCGGCCGACCTTTCTGCGCTCGTGGAGCGGCATGCGCAAGGACGTCGAGGCCTGGTGTTGGGGCGCTGATCGAGAGCGCCCCGAAGGGCATGTCGTCGTCCAGGCGGGCAGGAACCGGCTCGTGTGCGCCGAGGCGACCGGCGCACCGGACGCGGTGCTCTCGGCGCTCGGGGCCCTCTGCCGGCGGAAGGCGCTCCCCGAGCTGCGCTTCGACACGCTCCCCTACCGCTCGGCGCTCGCCGCGCGGCTCCGGACCCTGAACAGCCGCTACGAGCAGCGGTATGCCGAAAGCGGCGCCGCGATGGTCCGGGTCGTCGACCTCCCGGGATGCCTCGCGGCGATGGCGCCGGAGCTCGCGGCCCGGCTCGCCGCGTCCGAGCTCGCGGGCTACCGCGGCGCGCTCACCCTCGCCAGCCCGGAGGAGACGGCGACGCTCCGCCTCGACCGCGGCCGCGTCGAGGTCGTCCACGGGCGGAGCGCCGCGGGGGCGCGCAGCGCCGTCCGCGGCGGCTGGGCGGTGGCGCGGCTCCTCCTCGGGTCGGACGCGCCGCTGGAGGTGTGCGACGCGGGGAAGCTCCGGCTCACCGGAGACGCCGCCCGGCTCGTCCCGGTGCTCTTCCCGGCGCAGCACCCGCAGCTCACGCTGGCAGACAGGTTTTGA
- a CDS encoding LysR family transcriptional regulator has translation MREPDDLSGLSMFVRIVEEGSLSAAGRALGLPKATLSRNLALLEKRLGAPLLIRSTRALSLTDTGRRFFDKVQPIVREAQQATAEVKILHASPSGLLRITAPVAYGQAAIAPRLLSFMRRYPAVRIDLHLHDGRVNLVNGGYDMAVRMGAIEDSELISHKLADITMVIVASPTWLEQHDVPQRPADLARHAAIVTRPELVHWKVGGETVRVPWRMSTGNMIVTRDAARAGLGIAFVPEFLALPDLERGSLVRLLPDLDLPMIQATALYTRAASQSVALRALLDDLLASRPIEADAAPP, from the coding sequence TTGAGGGAGCCCGATGATCTGTCCGGTCTGTCGATGTTCGTGCGCATCGTCGAGGAAGGCTCGCTCAGCGCGGCCGGCCGGGCGCTCGGCCTGCCCAAGGCGACCCTTAGCCGCAACCTCGCGCTCCTGGAGAAGCGGCTCGGCGCTCCGCTGCTGATCCGCTCCACGCGCGCGCTCAGCCTGACGGATACGGGCAGGCGCTTCTTCGACAAGGTCCAGCCCATCGTTCGAGAGGCGCAGCAGGCGACCGCCGAGGTCAAGATCCTCCACGCGTCTCCCTCGGGGCTGCTGCGCATCACCGCGCCCGTCGCCTACGGTCAGGCGGCGATCGCGCCCCGGCTGCTCTCGTTCATGAGGCGTTATCCGGCGGTCCGCATCGACCTGCATCTCCATGACGGGCGCGTCAACCTGGTCAATGGCGGCTACGACATGGCGGTCCGCATGGGGGCGATCGAGGACAGCGAGCTGATCAGCCACAAGCTGGCCGATATCACCATGGTCATCGTTGCCTCGCCGACCTGGCTGGAGCAGCACGACGTGCCCCAGAGGCCCGCCGACCTCGCCCGGCATGCCGCCATCGTCACGCGGCCCGAGCTCGTTCACTGGAAAGTCGGCGGGGAGACCGTGCGTGTCCCCTGGCGCATGAGCACTGGCAACATGATCGTCACGCGGGATGCCGCGAGGGCGGGGCTGGGCATCGCTTTCGTACCCGAGTTCCTCGCGTTGCCTGACCTGGAACGAGGGTCGCTGGTACGCCTGCTCCCCGACCTCGATCTGCCGATGATCCAAGCGACCGCCCTGTATACGCGGGCCGCCAGCCAATCGGTGGCGCTGCGCGCCTTGCTGGACGACCTCCTGGCCAGCCGGCCCATCGAGGCCGATGCCGCGCCGCCGTGA